A single genomic interval of Amblyomma americanum isolate KBUSLIRL-KWMA chromosome 11, ASM5285725v1, whole genome shotgun sequence harbors:
- the LOC144111179 gene encoding uncharacterized protein LOC144111179: MRAGLTARWPLQLSVVFLVVLPCGHGRQLVRGHSPQACSDACRHISCPPPPDRSCRNVVKAGFCNCCEICVPATGRLGDDCSLGCMSGFECDPETKKCEGIAKLRSLGKI; the protein is encoded by the exons GAGGGCAGGCTTGACTGCTCGGTGGCCACTCCAGCTGTCCGTGGTGTTCCTGGTGGTGCTTCCGTGTGGACATGGCCGGCAGCTTGTCCGGGGGCATTCACCGCAGGCCTGCAGCGATGCCTGCAGGCACATCTCTTGCCCACCCCCGCCTGACCGCAGCTGTCGGAACGTCGTAAAGGCCGGCTTCTGCAACTGCTGCGAGATCTGCGTGCCCGCCACTGGTC GTCTGGGCGACGACTGCTCGCTGGGCTGCATGTCGGGATTCGAGTGCGATCCGGAAACCAAGAAGTGCGAGGGAATCGCCAAGCTGCGGTCTCTGGGAAAGATATAA
- the LOC144109766 gene encoding uncharacterized protein LOC144109766, producing MIQICAHYLPWHQERKLRITCSLAHTILRSRKSPQELLQTLFNRRGFYSEATSYGMKMEPVARKDFEEKVGAHVVETGIVVHIAQPWLCGSPDGLFETASGVCLLEVKCPFSSIGDLIIDAEHQLTFVPYIKYTNDRLTLLPSHQYYTQVQLLMYICNINECFFFVYSTRQSITLIVERDSHFLCSAVRSLEDFYFAWLLPALVQKKK from the exons ATGATCCAGATCTGCGCCcactacctgcc GTGGCACCAAGAAAGAAAGCTTAGGATAAC GTGCTCACTAGCACACACTATACTTCGATCGAGGAAGTCGCCCCAGGAGCTGTTGCAAACGCTTTTCAATCGTCGAGGATTTTACTCAGAGGCCACTTCATACG GCATGAAGATGGAGCCAGTGGCACGAAAGGACTTCGAAGAGAAAGTTGGCGCACACGTTGTAGAG ACTGGAATTGTTGTCCACATAGCGCAGCCATGGCTTTGCGGAAGCCCTGATGGGCTTTTTGAAACTGCAAGTGGTGTTTGCCTGCTCGAGGTGAAGTGCCCATTCTCAAGTATAGGAGATTTAATTATTGACGCAGAGCACCAGCTTACATTTGTGCCGTACATTAAGTACACTAATGACAGACTGACCCTACTTCCTAGCCACCAATACTACACCCAGGTGCAACTACTGATGTACATCTGCAACATCAACGaatgctttttctttgtttattcaacaaGACAAAGCATCACTCTCATTGTAGAGAGGGACAGCCACTTTCTGTGCTCAGCTGTGCGGTCGTTGGAAGATTTTTATTTCGCCTGGCTCCTCCCCGCCCTCGTCCAGAAAAAGAAATAA